TGTAAAGAATCGCTGCATGAATATTCCTTCTTTCACCAAATCGAAACTTTCTTATGATGATATCTGTACTGTTTCCAAGCATCTCTGTGATGATTTCCAGATTGACCTCTAAGCTCATTTTTAACAGTATATTTTGGCCAGAAGAATGCGCTATACTGGATTTGTTCGGTATGATTCCTCTTACCCTATTCTTAGTTTTGTTAAAAAACCCCATATCACAGTCCTCTTTACTAATGACCTTTAGAATTTTATATATCGTTAGTATTCTTCATGTAAAATGCAATATTCGTGACAGTTAAATAATCTATTATAAATCTGTCAAATCTCCTTACATCATTTTTAAATATGACGAAAAATACTTGTCAGAATTGTTAACAACTCTAATGAAATTCATTTAGAAGTGTTTTAAGCTAACATCACCAAGTGAAACAAATGGGGGTTCAAGCAGTGAAATTTAGGTGGATTTTACAGCTGTTGTTTATTTGGGGATACCTGCAGCTAGGGAGCATTGTCGCCACTTTATTCCGCATTCCTTTACCTGGCAGTGTGGTCGGAATGTTTTTACTATTTTCTCTACTCTTAACAGGTGTAATGAAATTAAGCTGGGTTGATAAAGTCGCTTCATTTCAACTAAAGCATCTTACCTTGCTTTTTATACCTCCTACTGCGGGCCTGGTATTATCCCCCAATTTCCAATGGATTTTTAATGGATGGATTTTAATCATTTTACTTATAAGCAGCATAAGCAGTTTGCTGGGTACTGCCATCTTTGTAGAATGGTTTGAAAAAATAAAAAGGAGAAATGCTAAATGACTTATTTTACCTGTATCAGCTTTACCCTATTTTCTTACTATACCGGGTTTCAACTATACAAAAAATATAAATGGGATTGGTTAAATCCTTTATACACGGGATCCATTATTCTTATCCTTTTATTGTTGACCTGCCATATTCGTGAGGAAACGTTTCAGCAAGGGAGCATGATCTTTAATCAGCTATTAAAACTTGCCGTTGTTTCCCTGGCCGTCCCTCTGTATAAACAATGGCCATTAATTAGGAAAAACTACAAAAAAATCTGCACTGGTGTGATCGGTGGTTCAATTTTAGGAATATTTACAGTGGTAACGATGGCCCAATTATTTCATCTGAACCAACAGATTCTCGCTTCATTAA
Above is a genomic segment from Neobacillus endophyticus containing:
- a CDS encoding CidA/LrgA family protein, coding for MKFRWILQLLFIWGYLQLGSIVATLFRIPLPGSVVGMFLLFSLLLTGVMKLSWVDKVASFQLKHLTLLFIPPTAGLVLSPNFQWIFNGWILIILLISSISSLLGTAIFVEWFEKIKRRNAK
- a CDS encoding LrgB family protein encodes the protein MTYFTCISFTLFSYYTGFQLYKKYKWDWLNPLYTGSIILILLLLTCHIREETFQQGSMIFNQLLKLAVVSLAVPLYKQWPLIRKNYKKICTGVIGGSILGIFTVVTMAQLFHLNQQILASLITKSVTLPIALMISSDLGGLSSTTVFFVISSGLISLIIGPKLLNQFRIKTKGARGLAMGTSGQMLGANRSRLWGEEEGAMGSVAMITSAIFLTILMPILPFLLKI